The Winogradskyella schleiferi genome has a window encoding:
- a CDS encoding peptidoglycan D,D-transpeptidase FtsI family protein: protein MRKLLLLSTVVLVGLVFIARLFYLQVYNSSAYDIFEDTAIRKVYNYPKRGYVYDRNGKLLVANQPSYDVMVIPREVVPLDSSQIDEFCKLLKITTEDYHKKLARATNYSPRLPSPFVPQLSKTDYAVLQEKMRKFEGFYIQKRSLRSYQTSIGANVLGDLGEVNRRTIKSQPYYKLGDLIGKQGVEKTYEEVLRGVKGIKFIQKDRFNKNIGPYKDGVFDTLPKPGKDITLTIDSELQAYGELLMRHKRGGMVAIDPQSGEILAMVTGPSYNPNLLVGRERNKNFSSLFLDKVNKPTFDRGLQAQYPPGSPFKVINALIGLQEGVVDTHDKFTCRMGYYYGSQKLTGCHHHRSPADMNLGIAQSCNAYFVNVYRRIIDKYDDAGKGMNIWADHAKSFGLGNFLNNDLSVGQPGRIPNGDYYDRAYGDNRWGSTYIVSNAIGQGEVEATPIQLANMAAAIGNRGYYYTPHIIKDIEDDTIPKKYKTPKYTTIDKRHFEPVVQGMFDVYNKGTAEYLQVPGIEICGKTGTAENFVKIDSVKTQLTDHSIFVAFAPKDNPRIAIAVFVENGYWGSRFAGKMASLMIEKHIKGEITRTDLERWILTHSLENEYKKPYSGEPFKINGETSLQVIENYAIEDESGNMIQNESDQQNFKN from the coding sequence ATGAGAAAATTATTACTCTTATCTACTGTAGTTCTTGTAGGTCTTGTTTTTATTGCGCGTCTATTTTACTTACAAGTTTACAACAGCTCAGCTTACGATATTTTTGAAGATACTGCGATTAGAAAAGTGTACAACTATCCTAAACGTGGTTATGTGTATGACAGGAATGGTAAACTTTTGGTTGCCAATCAACCGTCATATGATGTGATGGTCATTCCCAGGGAAGTTGTTCCTTTAGATTCATCACAAATAGATGAGTTCTGCAAATTATTGAAAATTACCACAGAAGACTACCATAAAAAATTAGCAAGAGCAACCAATTATTCGCCAAGACTACCGTCTCCTTTTGTGCCGCAGCTTTCAAAAACGGATTATGCGGTGCTTCAAGAGAAAATGCGAAAATTTGAAGGATTTTATATTCAAAAACGATCGCTTCGATCATACCAAACCAGTATTGGCGCAAATGTATTAGGCGATCTTGGCGAAGTTAATCGTAGAACTATTAAAAGTCAGCCTTATTACAAATTAGGCGATTTAATTGGTAAGCAAGGGGTTGAAAAAACTTACGAAGAGGTTTTGCGAGGGGTAAAAGGGATAAAATTTATTCAGAAAGATCGATTCAATAAAAATATCGGACCGTATAAAGATGGTGTCTTTGATACTTTACCTAAACCCGGAAAAGACATTACCTTAACTATTGATTCAGAACTTCAGGCCTATGGTGAATTATTAATGAGGCACAAACGCGGAGGTATGGTTGCCATAGATCCTCAAAGTGGTGAAATTTTAGCCATGGTCACTGGCCCAAGTTACAACCCTAATTTATTGGTTGGACGAGAGCGAAACAAAAATTTTTCTAGCTTATTCTTAGATAAAGTTAACAAACCCACTTTCGACAGAGGCTTACAGGCACAATATCCGCCAGGATCGCCATTCAAAGTTATAAATGCATTAATTGGTTTACAAGAAGGCGTGGTTGACACCCATGATAAGTTTACTTGTAGAATGGGCTACTATTATGGTAGTCAAAAATTAACGGGTTGCCACCATCATAGAAGTCCTGCAGATATGAATTTAGGCATTGCACAATCTTGTAACGCTTATTTTGTCAATGTCTACCGTCGTATCATTGACAAATATGACGATGCAGGAAAAGGCATGAACATTTGGGCAGATCATGCTAAAAGTTTTGGACTCGGCAACTTTTTGAATAACGATTTGTCCGTAGGACAACCAGGACGAATTCCTAATGGCGACTACTACGATAGAGCATACGGTGACAATCGTTGGGGTTCTACTTATATTGTCTCTAATGCCATTGGACAAGGCGAAGTCGAGGCTACACCAATCCAGTTAGCAAATATGGCTGCGGCTATTGGCAATCGTGGTTACTATTACACACCGCATATTATTAAAGATATTGAAGACGATACAATTCCGAAGAAATATAAAACACCAAAATATACAACCATAGATAAACGTCATTTTGAACCTGTGGTACAAGGGATGTTTGACGTTTACAATAAAGGAACTGCAGAATACCTACAAGTTCCAGGCATTGAAATCTGTGGAAAAACAGGTACTGCCGAAAACTTCGTAAAAATTGATAGTGTAAAAACCCAACTTACAGATCATTCTATTTTTGTGGCTTTTGCGCCTAAGGATAATCCAAGAATCGCCATTGCCGTTTTTGTAGAAAACGGTTATTGGGGAAGTCGGTTTGCCGGTAAAATGGCAAGTCTAATGATTGAAAAACACATTAAAGGAGAAATAACAAGAACCGACTTAGAACGATGGATTCTAACTCATAGCTTGGAAAATGAATATAAAAAACCGTATTCAGGCGAACCTTTTAAAATTAATGGTGAAACATCGCTTCAGGTTATTGAAAATTATGCCATCGAGGATGAATCCGGCAACATGATTCAAAATGAATCTGACCAGCAAAATTTTAAAAATTAA
- a CDS encoding retropepsin-like aspartic protease has translation MKENSSEKIDFQLASNLMIIPLEVNGVMLSFVLDTGVSKPILFNLSENDSLDLKATKTFYLHGLGGDGKLKAIKTSQNRLKLGDAVGFNQDMYVVFDSDINFTPRLGVLVHGLIGYDIFKGFVVEIKYSSKYIRLHKPNSFQPKSSKKWKTLPIHIHNKKSYLDAKVTIDTIETPVKLLIDTGSSDALWLFENEKMGLKPKSNLIFDDYLGKGLSGSIYGKRSKVNNFKLNVFDLIGANVAFPDSLSLDIAKVYRDRNGSIGGGILKRFNTFFDYTNKKLYIKKNKLFKEPFSYNNSGIVLEYNGNMFVKEEIKTKSPNTGYTDGDISVQISRSINFRMSLKPVYRIVEIRMSSNAYVSGLRKGDVLITINGKPAYNYKLFEINTILYDKTGKKIRMTIEREGEEKTFKFSLDNVFEKNKPSN, from the coding sequence ATGAAAGAAAATAGCAGTGAAAAAATTGATTTTCAACTGGCTAGTAATTTAATGATTATACCGTTAGAAGTAAATGGTGTAATGTTGTCTTTTGTTTTAGATACTGGAGTTAGTAAACCGATTTTGTTCAATTTATCTGAAAATGATTCGCTAGATTTAAAAGCAACTAAAACATTTTATCTACATGGTTTGGGTGGTGACGGTAAGTTAAAAGCAATAAAGACTAGTCAAAATAGATTAAAACTTGGAGATGCCGTTGGGTTTAACCAAGATATGTATGTGGTTTTTGATAGTGATATTAATTTTACTCCAAGACTAGGAGTTTTAGTGCATGGCCTTATTGGTTACGATATATTTAAAGGATTTGTAGTAGAAATTAAATATAGTTCAAAGTATATTAGATTGCATAAACCCAATAGTTTTCAACCAAAATCTTCAAAAAAATGGAAAACGCTTCCAATTCATATTCATAATAAAAAATCTTATTTAGATGCTAAAGTAACTATTGATACAATAGAAACACCTGTTAAACTACTTATTGATACAGGTAGTAGCGATGCGTTGTGGTTGTTTGAAAATGAGAAAATGGGATTAAAACCCAAATCAAATCTAATTTTTGACGACTACTTAGGGAAAGGCTTGAGTGGTTCCATTTATGGGAAAAGGTCTAAAGTGAATAACTTTAAACTAAATGTTTTTGATTTGATTGGTGCCAATGTTGCGTTTCCAGATTCGTTGTCCTTAGATATAGCTAAAGTTTACAGAGATAGAAATGGTAGTATAGGAGGAGGTATTTTAAAAAGGTTTAATACCTTTTTTGATTATACCAATAAGAAGTTATATATAAAAAAGAATAAATTATTTAAAGAGCCGTTTTCGTATAATAATAGTGGTATTGTTCTAGAGTATAACGGAAATATGTTTGTTAAAGAGGAAATTAAGACAAAATCGCCAAACACTGGTTATACAGATGGTGATATTTCCGTTCAAATAAGTCGTTCCATAAATTTTAGAATGTCCCTTAAACCTGTCTATAGGATTGTTGAAATTAGAATGTCTTCTAATGCATATGTCTCAGGTTTGCGAAAAGGGGATGTTTTAATTACTATAAACGGTAAACCAGCTTACAATTATAAATTGTTTGAAATCAATACCATCCTTTATGATAAAACAGGGAAAAAGATTAGAATGACCATAGAACGTGAAGGGGAAGAAAAAACATTTAAATTTAGTCTTGATAATGTATTCGAAAAAAATAAGCCCTCAAATTGA
- the murB gene encoding UDP-N-acetylmuramate dehydrogenase, translating into MTIINHASIKPFNTFGIEAKAQSYCDVTSITTLKSLLKEYHDKPLFVLGGGSNMLLTKDIEALVLHINLKGIEVVSETENTVVIKAMAGENWHNFVLWCLQHNYGGVENLSLIPGNIGTAPIQNIGAYGVELKDIFVSCEAINIENQALRTFSKPDCNFGYRESIFKQDLKGQYIITSVKLELTKANHQLRTNYGVIKNELESNGIENPTIQDISDAVIAIRQSKLPDPKEIGNSGSFFKNPIITVEEFRELERNFPAVPSYKLSEEAVKVPAGWLIEKAGFKGKRFKDYGVHNKQALVLVNYGNANGKEIFELAQLIQNTVKRLFNITIETEVNII; encoded by the coding sequence ATGACCATAATTAACCATGCCTCAATAAAACCGTTTAATACTTTTGGTATTGAGGCTAAAGCACAATCCTATTGTGATGTAACTTCCATTACAACCCTAAAAAGTCTTTTGAAGGAGTATCATGATAAGCCTCTATTTGTGTTAGGTGGCGGAAGCAATATGTTGTTAACTAAAGATATCGAGGCTTTGGTGCTTCATATTAATTTAAAAGGTATTGAAGTTGTTAGCGAAACAGAAAACACAGTTGTTATAAAGGCCATGGCAGGCGAAAACTGGCACAACTTTGTCCTTTGGTGTTTGCAGCACAACTATGGAGGTGTTGAAAATTTATCTTTAATTCCTGGCAATATTGGTACGGCGCCTATTCAGAATATTGGTGCTTACGGCGTGGAGTTGAAAGATATTTTTGTCAGTTGTGAAGCGATAAACATAGAAAATCAAGCTTTAAGAACGTTTTCTAAACCGGATTGTAATTTTGGGTATCGAGAATCTATCTTCAAACAAGATCTGAAGGGCCAATATATCATTACAAGTGTCAAACTTGAACTGACTAAAGCTAATCATCAGTTACGTACCAATTATGGTGTTATAAAAAACGAATTGGAATCCAATGGCATTGAAAACCCAACCATCCAAGATATTTCGGATGCCGTAATCGCCATTAGACAAAGTAAATTACCAGACCCAAAAGAGATTGGGAATAGTGGCAGTTTTTTTAAGAATCCAATAATTACGGTAGAAGAATTCCGAGAATTAGAGCGGAATTTCCCAGCCGTCCCTTCCTATAAATTATCAGAAGAAGCTGTCAAAGTACCTGCAGGTTGGCTTATTGAAAAGGCAGGTTTTAAAGGCAAGCGCTTTAAAGATTATGGTGTACACAATAAACAAGCCTTGGTTTTAGTTAATTACGGTAATGCCAATGGAAAAGAAATTTTTGAATTGGCGCAATTAATACAAAATACAGTAAAACGATTATTTAATATCACTATTGAAACTGAAGTTAATATCATATAA
- the rodA gene encoding rod shape-determining protein RodA has product MLRENHRGFKFDWITIVLFLLLVAFGYLNILSASHVGEVTSYFDTSQLYGKHLIFVGLTFVLIVLILSVEAKFYERFASLIYLVAMLALIGLFIFGKDVNGARSWYGIGSMTIQPSEFAKFATALAVAKYVSDLQTNMTTIKDQIRVAAIIFIPALLILLQNDAGSTIVYLAFFFVFYREGLQQIYLIIALSLIVLAVLGLKFGVVITALVAAVIIASVYFMRKKKRGSILQYIAVLLVSVCFAYGVKLFYEHGLKTHQQNRISLWLRLEKDPAKLERMKKAEAYNLIQSEQAISSGGVSGKGFLQGTRTTGKFVPEQHTDYIFSTVGEEWGFLGTSFVVLIFVLLIVRILYLAEAQKSQFSRVYGYGVASILFIHFTINIGMVMGLIPTVGIPLPFFSYGGSGLWGFTILLFIFVKLDSNKINEW; this is encoded by the coding sequence ATGTTGAGAGAAAATCATAGAGGTTTTAAATTCGATTGGATTACCATTGTACTATTTCTACTGTTAGTTGCTTTTGGTTATCTCAATATTTTATCAGCCTCTCATGTTGGCGAAGTCACAAGTTATTTTGATACCTCTCAATTATATGGCAAGCATTTAATTTTTGTTGGCCTAACCTTTGTCCTTATTGTACTTATTCTTTCTGTTGAAGCCAAATTTTATGAGCGATTTGCAAGTTTGATCTATTTAGTTGCCATGTTGGCATTGATTGGCTTATTCATTTTTGGAAAGGACGTTAATGGTGCACGCTCTTGGTATGGCATTGGCAGTATGACCATTCAACCGAGCGAATTTGCAAAGTTTGCTACAGCTTTGGCAGTTGCTAAATACGTCAGTGACCTTCAGACTAATATGACCACTATTAAGGATCAAATTAGAGTTGCTGCTATTATATTTATTCCTGCTTTATTGATTTTACTCCAGAATGACGCTGGAAGTACCATCGTATATTTAGCTTTTTTCTTTGTCTTTTATCGTGAAGGTTTGCAACAAATCTATTTGATTATTGCCTTATCATTAATCGTTCTCGCTGTTCTAGGTCTAAAATTTGGCGTAGTAATTACAGCATTAGTTGCTGCAGTTATTATCGCAAGTGTTTACTTTATGCGGAAGAAAAAGCGTGGATCTATACTGCAATATATAGCAGTTCTTTTAGTTTCTGTTTGCTTTGCTTATGGCGTGAAGCTCTTTTATGAACATGGTCTTAAAACCCATCAACAAAATAGAATTAGCCTTTGGTTACGTTTAGAAAAAGATCCTGCAAAACTAGAACGCATGAAAAAAGCGGAAGCCTACAATCTTATTCAATCGGAACAAGCCATTAGCTCTGGTGGTGTTTCAGGAAAAGGTTTTTTACAGGGCACAAGAACAACGGGAAAATTTGTACCAGAACAGCATACCGATTACATTTTTAGCACAGTAGGCGAAGAATGGGGGTTTTTAGGCACAAGCTTTGTAGTGCTCATATTTGTACTTCTTATTGTTCGGATTCTATATTTGGCCGAAGCCCAAAAGTCACAATTCAGTCGGGTTTACGGTTATGGCGTCGCTTCGATTTTGTTTATCCATTTTACCATTAATATTGGGATGGTCATGGGCTTGATTCCGACAGTTGGTATTCCATTACCGTTTTTTAGTTATGGTGGTTCAGGACTTTGGGGATTTACTATCTTACTGTTTATTTTTGTAAAATTGGATAGTAATAAGATTAACGAGTGGTAA
- a CDS encoding RNA polymerase sigma factor has translation MSITPTEQKIIDYLQKGDKRALNLLYENYSNSLYGVILKITVNEEVAQDALQETFIKVWKNASKYDASKAKLFTWLFRIARNTAIDKLRSFNNRYHKEIQIDNSNVYILPTTNFNQDVMDIKEHVGKLEEKYQIVLDALFFQGMTQQEASDELDIPLGTIKSRLKIGLRELKKVYNP, from the coding sequence TTGAGTATTACACCTACAGAACAAAAAATCATCGACTATCTTCAGAAGGGAGATAAACGTGCGCTAAATTTACTTTACGAAAATTATTCGAACAGTCTTTATGGTGTAATCTTAAAAATTACAGTCAATGAGGAAGTCGCACAGGATGCCTTACAGGAAACTTTTATTAAGGTATGGAAAAACGCTTCAAAATACGATGCCTCTAAGGCAAAACTCTTTACATGGCTCTTTCGTATTGCAAGAAATACAGCCATAGATAAACTACGGAGTTTTAATAATCGTTACCATAAAGAAATCCAAATTGATAATTCTAACGTATATATCTTACCAACTACAAATTTTAACCAAGATGTCATGGACATCAAAGAGCATGTTGGGAAACTAGAAGAAAAATATCAAATTGTGTTAGATGCTTTGTTTTTTCAAGGCATGACACAACAAGAAGCCAGCGACGAATTAGATATTCCACTTGGCACTATTAAATCTAGATTAAAAATAGGATTACGTGAACTTAAAAAAGTTTACAATCCATAA
- a CDS encoding pyridoxal phosphate-dependent aminotransferase, giving the protein MPKISNKGNNMPESPIRKLVPYAEEAHKQGKNIYYLNIGQPDIKTPQVALDAIKNQNLETIAYSRSEGAESYRIKIAEYYKRNSINVTHNDIIVTTGGSEALLFAFGSIMDEGDEIIIPEPFYANYNGFSNASGVNVVPVISKIEDNFALPPIEEFEKLITPKTKAILICNPGNPTGYLYSKAEIKKLAAIVKKHDLFLIADEVYREFIYDGIEHYSILQEPGLEEHAIVIDSVSKRYSMCGARIGYLVSKNKAVIKTALKFAQARLSPPTLAQIASEAALETPQSYFDDVKAEYVKRRNTLISALEKIEGVKVAKPNGAFYCIAELPVKNSDDFAKWLLESFDYNNDTVMVAPAAGFYSTPGVGLNQIRIAYVLNEESLKISVKILEEALKVYKD; this is encoded by the coding sequence ATGCCAAAAATTTCAAACAAGGGTAACAACATGCCAGAATCGCCAATTAGAAAATTGGTACCATATGCTGAAGAAGCACATAAACAAGGCAAAAATATATATTATCTAAATATTGGTCAGCCAGATATAAAAACACCACAAGTGGCTCTCGATGCTATTAAAAATCAGAACCTTGAGACTATAGCCTATAGCCGATCTGAAGGTGCGGAAAGTTATAGAATAAAAATTGCTGAATATTATAAGCGTAATTCCATTAATGTAACCCACAATGACATCATTGTTACTACAGGAGGAAGTGAGGCGCTTTTATTCGCCTTTGGAAGTATTATGGACGAAGGTGATGAAATCATCATTCCTGAACCATTTTACGCCAATTATAATGGATTTTCGAATGCATCTGGCGTGAATGTGGTGCCTGTGATTTCTAAAATTGAGGATAACTTTGCATTACCTCCAATCGAAGAATTCGAAAAACTTATTACTCCAAAAACCAAAGCAATTTTAATTTGTAACCCAGGAAATCCCACTGGCTATTTATATTCTAAAGCCGAAATTAAGAAATTAGCAGCTATTGTAAAAAAACACGATTTGTTTTTAATTGCAGACGAAGTTTACAGGGAATTTATTTACGATGGCATTGAACATTACTCCATTTTGCAAGAACCTGGATTAGAAGAACATGCCATTGTCATCGATTCGGTCTCCAAACGTTACAGTATGTGTGGCGCACGAATTGGCTATTTGGTTTCTAAAAATAAAGCGGTCATAAAGACAGCTTTAAAATTTGCCCAAGCAAGATTGAGTCCTCCAACACTAGCACAAATTGCAAGTGAAGCGGCTTTAGAAACGCCGCAAAGTTATTTTGATGATGTAAAGGCAGAATACGTCAAACGTAGAAACACTCTTATTTCAGCATTGGAAAAAATTGAAGGTGTAAAAGTGGCCAAACCCAATGGTGCTTTTTACTGTATTGCAGAATTACCAGTAAAAAATTCAGATGATTTTGCCAAATGGCTATTAGAATCATTTGATTATAATAATGATACGGTCATGGTGGCTCCTGCGGCTGGCTTCTACTCCACACCTGGTGTTGGATTAAACCAAATACGTATTGCTTATGTCTTAAACGAAGAAAGTTTAAAAATTTCGGTAAAAATATTAGAAGAAGCTTTAAAAGTATATAAAGACTAA
- a CDS encoding valine--tRNA ligase, whose translation MEIPSKYNATSVENKWYDYWMQHNYFHSTPDEREPYTIVIPPPNVTGVLHMGHMLNNTIQDVLIRRARLLGKNACWVPGTDHASIATEAKVVAKLKAEGIDKNDLSREEFLEHAWEWTEEYGGVILEQLKKLGCSCDWDRTKFTMDDEMSEAVIKVFVDLYNKGLIYRGYRMVNWDPEAKTTLSDEEVIHVEKQGLLYYLEYKVEGSNQKLTIATTRPETIFGDTAICINPNDERFTHLRGKKAIVPICGRVVPIIEDEYVDVEFGTGCLKVTPAHDENDKVLGDKHKLEVVDIFNDDASLNSYGMHYEGQDRFVVRKGIVKELEEAGILVKTENHINKVGTSERTKAVIEPRLSDQWFLKMEDLAKPAIDAVLKTGDIKLFPKKFENTYRHWMENIRDWNISRQLLWGQQIPAYFYGDGKEDFVVAESIEKAVELARTASNNEQLTSDDLTQDSDALDTWFSSWLWPMSVFDGIRNPENEEIKYYYPTNDLVTGPDILFFWVARMIIAGYEYRDEKPFKNVYLTGLVRDKQRRKMSKSLGNSPDALKLIEEYTADGVRVGLLLSSAAGNDLMFDEALCQQGRGFGNKIWNAFQLTNLWEVADIEQPNSSKIAIEWYEAKFQSVLVEIEDHFSKYRLSDALMSIYKLIYDDFCGWMLEMVKPAYQQPIDRTTYEKVMSIFEDNLKIVHPFMPFLTEDIWQYIKERSPKDALIIAKWPEAKPINETLISEFEFASEVISGIRNIRKQKNIAFKDAIGFSVVNNENAANTFDEVISKLGHLESYEYVKEAVEGALTFRVKSNEYFIPMEGSIDVEAEIKKLTEELNYTEGFLKSVQKKLSNERFVAGAPEQVVASEKKKEADALAKIETIQASLSSLK comes from the coding sequence ATGGAAATTCCATCTAAATATAATGCAACGTCAGTAGAAAATAAGTGGTACGACTATTGGATGCAGCACAATTACTTTCATTCTACGCCAGACGAGAGAGAGCCTTATACCATTGTAATTCCGCCTCCAAACGTCACAGGTGTTTTGCACATGGGACACATGTTGAACAATACCATCCAAGATGTATTGATTAGACGTGCTCGTTTATTGGGGAAAAATGCGTGTTGGGTGCCTGGTACAGATCATGCCTCCATTGCTACGGAAGCGAAAGTAGTTGCAAAGTTGAAAGCAGAAGGTATTGATAAAAATGATTTATCACGCGAGGAATTTTTAGAGCATGCTTGGGAATGGACAGAAGAATACGGTGGCGTTATCCTGGAACAACTTAAAAAATTGGGTTGTTCATGTGACTGGGACAGAACCAAATTCACCATGGATGACGAAATGTCTGAAGCCGTAATTAAGGTATTTGTGGATTTATACAACAAGGGCTTGATTTACAGAGGTTACCGGATGGTTAATTGGGATCCGGAAGCAAAAACTACCTTATCTGATGAAGAAGTGATCCATGTTGAAAAACAAGGTTTACTCTATTATTTAGAATATAAGGTTGAAGGAAGTAATCAAAAATTAACCATTGCTACTACTAGGCCTGAGACCATATTTGGAGATACTGCTATATGTATCAATCCAAACGATGAACGTTTTACTCATTTAAGAGGCAAAAAAGCCATTGTACCTATTTGTGGAAGAGTTGTGCCTATTATTGAAGATGAATACGTAGATGTTGAGTTTGGTACAGGTTGCCTAAAAGTTACGCCTGCGCATGATGAAAATGATAAAGTTTTAGGCGATAAACACAAACTCGAAGTCGTTGATATTTTTAATGACGACGCAAGTTTGAATAGTTATGGGATGCACTACGAAGGACAAGACCGTTTTGTAGTTAGAAAAGGTATTGTAAAAGAATTGGAAGAAGCAGGTATTTTAGTGAAGACTGAAAACCATATTAATAAAGTAGGAACTTCAGAACGAACAAAAGCCGTAATCGAACCAAGATTAAGTGACCAATGGTTTTTGAAAATGGAAGATTTGGCAAAACCAGCCATTGATGCCGTTTTAAAAACTGGAGATATAAAACTTTTTCCAAAGAAATTTGAAAACACCTATCGTCACTGGATGGAGAATATTCGTGATTGGAATATTTCACGTCAATTACTTTGGGGACAACAGATTCCTGCGTACTTCTATGGTGATGGGAAGGAAGATTTTGTCGTTGCGGAATCCATTGAAAAAGCAGTAGAATTAGCAAGAACAGCTTCAAACAACGAACAATTGACATCTGATGACTTAACCCAAGATTCTGATGCGTTAGACACATGGTTTTCATCTTGGCTTTGGCCAATGAGTGTTTTCGATGGTATCCGTAATCCTGAAAATGAGGAAATAAAGTATTATTATCCTACCAACGATTTAGTGACTGGACCAGATATTTTATTCTTTTGGGTGGCACGTATGATTATTGCGGGTTACGAATACAGAGACGAAAAACCATTTAAAAATGTTTATTTAACGGGATTAGTTAGAGATAAACAGAGACGAAAAATGTCTAAGTCTTTAGGGAATTCACCAGATGCTTTAAAACTTATTGAAGAATATACTGCAGATGGCGTAAGAGTAGGATTATTATTAAGTTCTGCAGCTGGAAATGATTTAATGTTTGATGAAGCACTTTGCCAGCAAGGAAGAGGTTTTGGAAATAAAATTTGGAATGCTTTTCAATTAACCAACCTATGGGAAGTTGCAGATATTGAGCAGCCTAATTCTAGCAAAATAGCGATAGAATGGTACGAAGCCAAGTTTCAATCCGTTTTGGTAGAAATAGAAGATCATTTTAGCAAATACAGATTAAGTGACGCTTTAATGTCTATTTACAAGTTAATTTATGATGACTTTTGTGGTTGGATGTTAGAAATGGTAAAACCAGCTTACCAGCAACCCATTGACAGAACAACATATGAAAAGGTAATGTCGATTTTTGAAGATAACTTAAAGATCGTTCATCCATTTATGCCATTCTTAACGGAAGATATTTGGCAATATATTAAAGAACGCTCACCTAAAGACGCTTTAATAATAGCCAAATGGCCAGAAGCAAAACCAATAAATGAAACTTTGATTTCAGAATTTGAGTTCGCTTCCGAAGTTATTTCAGGAATTAGAAATATTAGAAAACAAAAGAATATTGCGTTTAAGGATGCTATTGGGTTTTCGGTTGTAAATAATGAAAATGCTGCCAATACCTTTGATGAGGTTATTTCAAAATTAGGCCACCTTGAAAGCTATGAATATGTTAAAGAAGCTGTTGAAGGTGCATTAACATTCAGAGTAAAATCGAACGAATATTTTATTCCTATGGAAGGCAGTATTGATGTGGAGGCTGAAATTAAAAAGTTAACTGAAGAATTAAATTATACAGAAGGTTTCTTGAAATCGGTACAAAAGAAATTATCTAACGAACGATTTGTTGCTGGTGCACCAGAACAAGTCGTGGCTTCCGAGAAAAAGAAAGAAGCAGATGCTTTAGCTAAGATTGAAACGATTCAAGCTAGTTTGTCCAGTTTAAAATAA
- a CDS encoding DUF1573 domain-containing protein, translated as MKNLIAVLFVGLMSFGSFAQEKVAKIEFKTDVIDYGTIEKGADGVRTFEFTNTGNAPLVISNVKSTCGCTVPKKPDGPIMPGETGEIEVKYDTKRVNPIRKTITVFSNAETPTVALKIKGLVVDSNKSSVLEKKEKSMIEQ; from the coding sequence ATGAAAAATTTAATTGCAGTTTTATTTGTAGGACTAATGAGTTTTGGTTCTTTTGCTCAAGAGAAAGTAGCAAAAATAGAGTTTAAAACCGATGTTATTGACTATGGTACTATTGAAAAAGGTGCTGATGGTGTTAGAACATTTGAGTTTACCAATACGGGTAATGCGCCTTTAGTTATCTCTAACGTAAAATCGACTTGCGGTTGTACAGTACCTAAGAAGCCAGATGGTCCAATTATGCCAGGCGAAACAGGTGAGATTGAAGTAAAGTACGATACTAAGCGTGTTAATCCAATTAGAAAAACAATTACTGTGTTTTCAAATGCTGAAACACCAACCGTAGCCTTAAAAATAAAAGGTTTAGTGGTTGATTCTAATAAGTCCAGTGTTTTAGAGAAGAAAGAAAAAAGTATGATTGAGCAATAG